One Halalkalicoccus sp. NIPERK01 genomic region harbors:
- a CDS encoding DUF368 domain-containing protein: MREWLSIYLKGVCMGSADIVPGVSGGTIALIAGIYDRLIAAIAALDPRILASIPGLTSAAGRAEFRADLVEMDVPFLLVLGLGVGTAFVLMSRVIHAAFEAYPAVLNGFFFGLIAASAVVIYRVTDVDTPARIGALLAGAVLAFLVSGAAESSGQASLLLVFLAGAIAISAMVLPGISGAAFLYILGQYQFMLDALTRFTDALVALPSGGSLDAVVTPGVPVVVFMSGAFVGLLTMARVVERALERNRMATLGFLVGLMIGALRLPVEEAAAATEVWTAGLIAAIAAAVVLGAAVVLGFDRYTHSLDYTEDAAV; this comes from the coding sequence ATGCGCGAGTGGCTCTCGATCTACCTGAAAGGCGTCTGCATGGGTTCGGCCGACATCGTCCCCGGCGTATCGGGCGGGACGATCGCGCTCATCGCGGGGATCTACGACCGGCTGATCGCCGCCATCGCCGCGCTCGACCCGCGAATCCTCGCCTCGATTCCCGGGCTGACGAGCGCTGCGGGCCGGGCCGAGTTCCGCGCCGACCTCGTCGAGATGGACGTGCCCTTCCTGCTCGTGCTCGGTCTGGGGGTCGGGACCGCGTTCGTCCTGATGTCTCGCGTGATCCACGCGGCCTTCGAGGCCTATCCAGCAGTGTTGAACGGCTTCTTCTTCGGGCTGATCGCCGCCTCGGCCGTCGTGATCTACCGGGTGACGGACGTGGACACGCCCGCTCGGATCGGCGCGCTCCTGGCCGGGGCGGTGCTGGCCTTTCTCGTCAGCGGCGCGGCCGAATCCAGCGGGCAGGCCAGCCTCCTGCTCGTCTTCCTCGCCGGGGCGATCGCCATCTCGGCGATGGTCCTCCCGGGGATCTCGGGGGCGGCCTTCCTCTACATCCTCGGCCAGTACCAGTTCATGCTCGACGCGCTCACCCGGTTCACCGACGCGCTCGTCGCGCTCCCGAGTGGCGGTTCGCTCGACGCGGTGGTGACGCCCGGCGTCCCAGTCGTCGTGTTCATGAGCGGCGCGTTCGTCGGCCTGTTGACGATGGCGCGCGTCGTCGAGCGCGCGCTGGAACGCAACCGGATGGCGACGCTGGGATTCCTCGTCGGGTTGATGATCGGGGCGTTGCGCCTGCCCGTCGAGGAGGCCGCCGCCGCGACCGAGGTCTGGACGGCCGGACTGATCGCCGCGATCGCGGCCGCGGTCGTCCTCGGTGCCGCGGTCGTCCTCGGGTTCGACCGCTACACCCACTCGCTGGACTACACCGAGGACGCCGCGGTCTGA
- a CDS encoding polysaccharide pyruvyl transferase family protein: MIATRPRTRIREEVTNHGANIYFPMSSINILITDYHCASNRGDAAILKGVIDGLRTEYPDATFTVATEYPKAAEAINGVDAIEQRTVPFKPYHVRKNPLLGLVTANALASRIFSDIPVSSQIASKLNLVPYLESDLIVATGGQYLTDNYMPSKIGAFWELLLCKLLGKPVVLYAQSIGPLKEQPYASIGRYVLDRIDLITVRDERSKSVLESLDVSETPIYVTADAAFSMNLDNSDGTPLQRRRIESIPSLESSGPLVSISAREWSYFGEEGGQNEYELSVAAFADWLLTEQDATVVFISTCTGFDGYHTDDRATANAIINRMGKATAEKPQILTGEYTPTELSEFYGSVDLHVGTRMHSNILALLQATPVIGIEYEFKMSELMYQFELEDYVVDIDHVTAPMLIGTVERAFEDIDSIESRIKSNLDRIRARSQRTANLVSECLDL, from the coding sequence ATGATAGCAACCCGTCCGCGTACCAGAATTCGCGAAGAAGTCACCAACCACGGAGCTAATATTTATTTTCCGATGAGTTCGATAAATATCCTCATTACCGACTATCACTGTGCATCAAACCGCGGCGACGCAGCAATTCTGAAGGGAGTTATTGACGGGCTTCGGACCGAATATCCGGATGCAACGTTTACTGTCGCAACTGAATACCCGAAGGCTGCCGAGGCTATCAACGGTGTCGATGCGATTGAGCAGCGGACGGTTCCCTTCAAACCATACCATGTCCGGAAAAACCCTCTCCTCGGATTAGTTACAGCTAATGCACTCGCGAGCCGGATATTCTCAGACATCCCAGTATCGTCTCAGATCGCATCTAAGCTTAACCTCGTGCCTTATCTTGAGTCGGACCTTATTGTCGCAACTGGCGGCCAATATCTCACGGATAACTATATGCCGAGCAAGATCGGCGCATTCTGGGAGCTATTACTCTGTAAATTACTTGGGAAGCCAGTTGTCCTTTATGCGCAAAGTATCGGTCCACTCAAAGAACAGCCATATGCGTCTATCGGACGGTATGTACTAGACCGAATTGACCTCATTACCGTTCGAGACGAACGATCAAAATCGGTCCTTGAATCACTTGATGTATCTGAAACGCCGATCTACGTAACTGCTGATGCGGCGTTTTCTATGAACCTTGATAATTCGGACGGAACACCACTCCAGCGACGGCGGATCGAATCGATACCATCGCTCGAATCATCTGGACCACTTGTGAGTATCTCTGCGCGAGAGTGGTCGTATTTCGGAGAGGAGGGCGGCCAAAACGAGTACGAACTGTCTGTTGCCGCCTTTGCGGACTGGTTACTCACGGAACAGGACGCGACAGTAGTCTTTATCTCGACATGTACCGGATTCGACGGCTATCACACTGACGATCGGGCGACTGCCAATGCGATTATCAACCGAATGGGAAAGGCTACAGCAGAGAAACCGCAGATTCTCACGGGTGAATACACTCCGACAGAACTATCGGAGTTCTACGGATCAGTTGATCTCCATGTAGGGACTCGGATGCACTCGAATATTCTCGCATTGTTACAGGCGACGCCGGTCATTGGAATCGAATACGAGTTTAAAATGTCAGAATTGATGTATCAGTTTGAACTAGAAGACTACGTCGTCGATATCGACCATGTTACCGCTCCAATGCTTATCGGGACCGTGGAACGCGCGTTCGAAGATATAGATTCGATTGAAAGCCGAATCAAGTCTAACCTTGATCGCATCCGAGCAAGATCTCAAAGAACAGCCAACCTAGTTTCAGAGTGTTTAGATTTGTAA
- the aglG gene encoding glucosyl-dolichyl phosphate glucuronosyltransferase, translated as MKVSVVVCTYSMERYDAFSECVESVLDQTHEPLEVVLVVDGNETVFERVCEDFGGRPDVVVYDNDENRGISYSRTKGAELASGEIVAFIDDDAVAEPNWIEKLVRVYEGTDAVAVGGHVAPDWVTEKPDFFPEEFYWLVGCTEKGFAKDGEEVRNTYGSNISFKRDVFLDVGGYDPNTGRKGDRHVQAHEAPVGIRIREQYGRGMIYVTDALVHHKLFDYRGDFRWLVFRSFWQGYSKRVMDLLYEETYGDEGDFLTDLFVRYLPERAKRAVLGPSLTEVKRIVAILAFTGAVGLGYLYGLFRRDVLREKTTSSKQASV; from the coding sequence ATGAAGGTCTCCGTCGTCGTCTGCACGTACTCGATGGAGCGCTACGACGCGTTCTCCGAGTGTGTCGAGAGCGTTCTGGACCAGACGCACGAACCGCTGGAGGTAGTGCTCGTCGTCGACGGGAACGAGACGGTGTTCGAACGCGTGTGTGAGGATTTCGGCGGACGACCGGACGTCGTCGTGTACGACAACGACGAGAACCGCGGGATCTCCTACAGCCGGACGAAGGGTGCGGAACTCGCCTCCGGAGAGATCGTCGCGTTCATCGACGACGACGCGGTCGCGGAGCCCAACTGGATCGAGAAGCTGGTACGGGTGTACGAGGGGACCGACGCGGTAGCGGTCGGCGGGCACGTCGCACCCGACTGGGTGACCGAGAAACCCGACTTCTTCCCCGAGGAGTTCTACTGGCTGGTGGGATGTACGGAGAAGGGGTTTGCGAAGGACGGCGAGGAGGTGCGGAACACGTACGGTTCGAACATCTCGTTCAAAAGGGACGTATTTCTGGATGTCGGCGGGTACGACCCCAATACGGGGCGGAAGGGCGACCGGCACGTTCAGGCGCACGAAGCGCCCGTCGGAATCCGCATCCGCGAGCAGTACGGGAGGGGGATGATCTACGTCACGGACGCGCTAGTTCACCACAAGCTGTTCGACTACCGTGGTGACTTCCGGTGGCTGGTGTTCCGGTCGTTCTGGCAGGGTTACTCGAAACGCGTGATGGACCTGCTCTACGAAGAGACGTACGGAGACGAAGGGGATTTCCTGACGGACCTGTTCGTTCGATACCTTCCCGAGCGCGCGAAGAGGGCGGTTCTGGGACCGTCGCTGACGGAGGTCAAACGGATCGTCGCTATTCTGGCGTTCACCGGAGCCGTCGGGCTGGGATATTTATACGGCCTCTTCCGGCGAGACGTGTTACGGGAGAAGACGACGTCATCCAAGCAGGCGTCAGTCTAG
- a CDS encoding glycosyltransferase family 2 protein yields the protein MTDSTVTIIVPVYNDPKGVRTTIESIRSEFTEFQARLCIVDNGSTDETPTVIDEYVDDRITHLTETDIRSSYAARNTGIRNADSDILAFVDADMTVSEDWLESALETFRTSDADYMGCNVELTLPDEPTLSARYDHHTGFPVKQYLEHQHFAPTCCLFVRREVFEDVGLFDHRLTSGGDKEFGNRVHEAGYEMHFAEDVTMYHPTRNSLRELVKKDLRVGRGHCQLQRYHPDRYGKPGIPPRPSGVKSPDSDLPRRDRIAFGALSKILTSVRAAGYAAEAVRTGFETDPTEPPQLD from the coding sequence ATGACCGATTCTACAGTGACCATTATCGTCCCAGTTTACAACGATCCGAAAGGAGTTAGGACGACTATTGAGTCAATCCGCTCAGAATTCACCGAATTCCAGGCTCGTCTGTGCATCGTCGATAACGGCTCCACGGACGAGACGCCGACCGTGATCGACGAGTACGTCGACGACCGGATCACCCACCTTACCGAAACCGACATTCGGTCCTCCTATGCAGCCCGAAACACCGGCATCCGAAATGCCGACTCCGACATACTCGCCTTCGTCGACGCCGACATGACCGTTTCCGAGGACTGGCTCGAATCCGCCCTCGAAACCTTCCGCACGAGCGACGCCGACTACATGGGCTGCAACGTCGAACTCACGCTTCCTGACGAACCCACGCTATCGGCCCGCTACGACCACCACACAGGCTTTCCGGTCAAGCAGTACTTAGAACACCAGCACTTCGCACCCACGTGCTGTCTCTTCGTCCGCCGCGAGGTCTTCGAGGACGTCGGCCTCTTCGACCACCGTCTGACCTCCGGCGGCGACAAGGAATTCGGCAACCGCGTTCACGAGGCGGGCTACGAGATGCACTTCGCCGAGGACGTCACGATGTATCACCCGACGCGGAACTCGCTGCGCGAACTCGTCAAGAAGGACCTCCGCGTCGGTCGTGGTCACTGTCAGCTCCAGCGCTACCACCCCGATCGGTACGGCAAACCGGGAATCCCGCCCCGGCCCTCCGGAGTGAAATCGCCGGACAGCGACCTCCCGCGACGTGATCGGATCGCGTTCGGTGCCCTCTCGAAAATCCTGACGAGCGTCCGTGCCGCGGGGTACGCCGCCGAGGCCGTACGGACCGGCTTCGAAACGGACCCGACAGAACCGCCGCAGCTAGACTGA
- a CDS encoding glycosyltransferase has protein sequence MNILYYLDWFPKLSQSFILNEIYYLSKQGHNVAVFSLNEPNSDVEHDELNEIDIDLAYADRPSPMSIPRNIVGGMVNNRSPRQSYFTDPRRQLGVRFLTEQCWDFIDTLTYDLDHINAHFLRWNKIPAATIANELNISSSLTTHAYDLYASPDEKTLVTTCNAFDTVLTISEYNKRFLNVEVEPDADIEVVRMGIRTEKFQPTSTPTDPQFLTISRFVEKKGIEYALYAFAQCVDEYPELDYRLIGSGPRREKYECIIDRLGIGDNVTFLGSVDDEKLIRELDQARAFVLPCVVAKDGDRDGIPVAIMEAMAMETPVVTTNVSGIPELIDGKESGFLCFERSVEGLVRSIRVCLRDRKVADAMGKKARETVKSKHHTDVVGKSLESVFQRNLRTGQ, from the coding sequence GTGAACATACTATACTATCTCGATTGGTTCCCAAAACTCTCGCAGAGCTTTATTCTCAATGAGATCTACTATCTCTCTAAGCAGGGCCACAACGTGGCCGTTTTTTCACTCAACGAACCAAATTCGGACGTCGAACATGACGAACTGAACGAGATCGACATTGATCTCGCGTATGCAGACAGGCCGTCGCCAATGTCCATCCCTCGTAATATAGTGGGTGGTATGGTTAACAACCGATCGCCGCGCCAGTCGTACTTCACGGATCCACGCCGCCAACTTGGAGTTCGATTTTTGACCGAGCAGTGTTGGGACTTCATCGACACATTAACCTACGATCTAGATCATATTAATGCTCACTTCCTCCGATGGAATAAAATTCCGGCAGCAACCATCGCGAACGAACTCAATATCTCCTCAAGCCTGACTACACACGCGTACGATCTATACGCGTCTCCTGACGAAAAGACGTTGGTGACAACGTGCAATGCCTTCGATACGGTTCTCACGATTTCGGAGTACAATAAGCGATTTCTGAATGTAGAAGTGGAACCTGACGCCGACATTGAAGTTGTCAGAATGGGGATTCGAACGGAGAAGTTCCAGCCAACGTCAACTCCGACTGATCCTCAATTTTTGACGATCTCAAGGTTCGTAGAGAAGAAGGGAATCGAATACGCACTTTACGCTTTCGCACAGTGCGTCGACGAGTATCCCGAACTGGATTATCGACTCATTGGGTCGGGACCTCGTCGAGAGAAATACGAGTGCATCATCGATCGACTGGGGATAGGCGATAACGTGACATTTCTCGGATCCGTGGATGACGAAAAATTGATTCGAGAACTCGATCAGGCCAGAGCATTCGTTCTTCCGTGTGTCGTTGCAAAGGACGGTGATCGCGATGGAATTCCAGTTGCGATTATGGAAGCGATGGCGATGGAGACACCTGTGGTGACAACAAATGTCTCTGGAATTCCAGAGCTTATAGATGGTAAAGAGAGTGGTTTCCTCTGCTTCGAGCGGTCAGTGGAAGGCCTCGTAAGATCAATTCGAGTCTGTCTCAGGGACCGAAAAGTAGCTGATGCAATGGGTAAGAAAGCTCGTGAAACCGTGAAGTCCAAACATCATACTGATGTAGTCGGGAAGTCGCTTGAATCTGTTTTTCAACGCAATCTTAGAACCGGTCAATGA
- the glpB gene encoding glycerol-3-phosphate dehydrogenase subunit GlpB: MAIEDDVLVIGGGLAGASAALGAARGGASVRLVTHKENTLRNASGLIDVLGYHGSDEPIAEPFEAIPDLPDEHPYRKVGVDAVREALALFDEVVGELYEGGHTERNALSPTYGGRIKPTSRYPTSAAAGLASKEGDTLLVGFETVTAFDAPLAAERLDPSVPFEVRGVTIAFPGDLRSDARITRLARALDADELTERGRRVGTREALAERVAEHLGDAERVGFPAVLGDEEHHEVRASLGGELGVPVFEVPMGPPSLPGMRLEDGLYEALDEEGVRVESGNPVVGYTEEGGRITAVSVDRGRREIPYHADQFVLATGGLVGKGIDSSREGVFEPVFGCHVPQPAERYEWFHDEAFDDQPYARFGVAVDGGLRPLDPEGRPEFSNLRAAGAVLGGYDMAREKSGSGVSLSTGLVAGRRASEDIQ; the protein is encoded by the coding sequence ATGGCGATTGAGGACGACGTGCTCGTGATCGGGGGTGGACTCGCCGGCGCGAGCGCCGCCCTCGGTGCCGCCCGCGGCGGGGCGAGCGTCCGGCTCGTCACGCACAAGGAGAACACGCTGAGAAACGCCAGCGGGCTGATCGACGTGCTGGGCTACCACGGGAGCGACGAGCCCATCGCCGAGCCGTTCGAGGCGATCCCCGACCTCCCGGACGAGCACCCCTATCGGAAGGTCGGTGTCGATGCGGTGCGGGAGGCGCTGGCGCTGTTCGACGAGGTAGTCGGGGAGCTCTACGAGGGCGGACACACGGAGCGAAACGCCCTGTCGCCGACCTACGGCGGGCGGATCAAACCCACGAGCAGGTACCCCACGAGCGCCGCGGCGGGGCTGGCGAGCAAGGAAGGAGACACCCTCCTCGTGGGCTTCGAGACGGTGACGGCCTTCGACGCGCCGCTCGCGGCCGAGCGCCTCGATCCCTCCGTGCCCTTCGAGGTGCGGGGCGTCACGATCGCGTTCCCCGGCGATCTCCGGAGTGATGCCCGTATCACCCGGCTGGCCCGGGCGCTCGACGCGGACGAACTCACAGAGCGCGGGAGGCGAGTCGGCACCCGCGAGGCGCTCGCAGAGCGGGTGGCAGAGCACCTCGGTGATGCCGAGCGCGTGGGGTTTCCCGCGGTCCTCGGCGACGAGGAGCACCACGAGGTGCGCGCGAGCCTCGGGGGCGAACTCGGCGTGCCGGTCTTCGAGGTGCCGATGGGGCCGCCGAGCCTCCCGGGGATGCGCCTCGAGGACGGGCTGTACGAGGCGCTCGACGAGGAAGGTGTGCGCGTCGAGTCAGGCAACCCGGTCGTGGGCTATACGGAGGAAGGCGGGCGGATCACCGCCGTCTCGGTCGACCGGGGCCGACGCGAGATTCCCTACCACGCAGACCAGTTCGTTTTAGCGACCGGCGGCCTCGTCGGAAAGGGGATCGACTCCTCGCGGGAGGGCGTATTCGAACCCGTGTTCGGCTGTCACGTCCCCCAGCCCGCAGAGCGCTACGAGTGGTTTCACGACGAGGCCTTCGACGACCAGCCCTACGCGCGGTTCGGCGTGGCGGTCGACGGCGGCCTCCGGCCGCTCGACCCCGAAGGAAGACCGGAGTTCTCGAACCTCCGGGCGGCGGGCGCGGTACTGGGCGGCTACGACATGGCCCGCGAGAAGTCGGGAAGCGGCGTCTCGCTTTCGACGGGGCTGGTCGCGGGCAGACGGGCAAGCGAGGACATACAATGA
- a CDS encoding anaerobic glycerol-3-phosphate dehydrogenase subunit C → MSDADHTDEFEPVQVFPTTEMDLRPGADDCYKCSTCDSECPVAAVDDDFPGPKFQGPEQWRLKRKDDAEIDDSVMSCSNCMRCDSACPSGVPLSQMHNTARGSYVENGMDKLSREYIRNRILSNYGTLAWFGSKVPRLTNFLMSSSVVQTVNERVMGITSEREFPEFAQQTFREWWEERGGNATSKKRASEAREQTGRGGAEVESDEKRVAYFHGCYSNYNTPEVGKAMVRVFESFGYEVMVPPQKCSGTPMFANGMLPDARRAAETNVAELSAAIEDGADIIASCTSCSLSLRQEYPELFDLDGIEDVSAHTYEALEYLRIHEDLSGALEESEIDSRKFAYHAPCHARNQGLAGQAIELLDGIEGAEAEDVGDSCSGISGTYGWKEEKYDTSMKIGAEMFHHMEDAEPDAGMTECPTCAMQMEHGTGYEIRHPLEVMEEALVD, encoded by the coding sequence ATGAGTGACGCAGACCATACCGACGAGTTCGAGCCAGTACAGGTGTTTCCGACCACCGAGATGGACCTCCGACCGGGGGCCGACGACTGCTACAAGTGCTCGACCTGCGACAGCGAGTGTCCGGTCGCGGCCGTCGACGACGACTTTCCGGGCCCGAAGTTCCAGGGGCCCGAACAGTGGCGACTGAAACGCAAGGACGACGCCGAGATCGACGACTCGGTCATGTCCTGCTCGAACTGCATGCGCTGTGACTCGGCGTGTCCCTCGGGGGTCCCCCTGAGCCAGATGCACAACACTGCGCGGGGGAGCTACGTCGAGAACGGGATGGACAAGCTCTCCCGGGAGTACATCCGGAACAGGATCCTCTCGAACTACGGCACGCTCGCGTGGTTCGGCTCGAAGGTCCCCCGGCTGACGAACTTCCTGATGAGTAGTTCAGTAGTCCAGACGGTCAACGAGCGGGTCATGGGGATCACGTCCGAGCGCGAGTTCCCCGAGTTCGCCCAGCAGACGTTCCGGGAGTGGTGGGAGGAGCGAGGTGGCAACGCCACCTCGAAAAAGCGAGCCAGCGAAGCCCGCGAGCAGACGGGGCGAGGGGGAGCCGAGGTCGAAAGCGACGAGAAGCGCGTCGCGTACTTCCACGGCTGCTACTCGAACTACAACACGCCCGAGGTCGGCAAGGCGATGGTGCGGGTCTTCGAGTCGTTCGGCTACGAGGTCATGGTACCGCCCCAGAAGTGCTCGGGCACGCCCATGTTCGCGAACGGAATGTTGCCCGACGCCCGGCGTGCGGCCGAGACCAACGTCGCCGAACTCTCGGCGGCCATCGAGGACGGTGCGGACATCATCGCTTCGTGTACCTCCTGTTCGCTCTCGCTTCGCCAGGAGTATCCCGAGCTGTTCGACCTCGACGGGATCGAGGACGTCTCGGCACACACCTACGAGGCGCTCGAGTACCTCCGCATCCACGAGGACCTCTCTGGCGCGCTCGAAGAAAGCGAGATCGATTCTCGAAAGTTCGCCTACCACGCGCCGTGTCACGCGCGAAACCAGGGGCTCGCCGGGCAGGCCATCGAACTGCTCGACGGCATCGAGGGTGCCGAGGCGGAGGACGTGGGCGACTCGTGTTCGGGCATCTCGGGAACCTACGGCTGGAAGGAAGAGAAGTACGACACCTCGATGAAGATCGGCGCGGAGATGTTCCACCACATGGAGGACGCCGAACCCGACGCGGGCATGACCGAGTGTCCCACGTGTGCGATGCAGATGGAACACGGGACGGGCTACGAGATCCGCCACCCGCTCGAAGTGATGGAGGAGGCGCTGGTCGACTAG
- a CDS encoding oligosaccharyl transferase, archaeosortase A system-associated → MSERTEWAHANYDTDAMIETMKRWYHVPVLSVLVAFMLWVRVQAYEAFVGDGGITLSGVDPWYHYRTTTYTVENWPRTMPYETFTNFPYGASVGHFGTLFDQLIATAALLVGLGDPSVETVNAVFVLAPAVMGALVAVPTYLLGARLGGRFGGLSGVLLLALFPGTFLRRSTVGFTDHHVAETLFMALAVLALGIALRIAERDKPVYEQLETRDFVGLRSVLLSSALAGFAVAAYVWVWPSGVLLIAILGVFFVVAVSLDYAFGESPDHVAFVGATGLSIAGVLLLFSVDVRGFAGSTTYSLLQPALAFAVAGGCVFLAWLARRWERRALDDRLYPAAVGALVLVGLGVVAVALPGLFDQLTTNLARVVPIGATDTTLTIAEAQPPENATAHMFSEYGLAFFTAMAALAYMAAAQLLGRDRRADHLLIVVWSAFLVSSSLAQVRFNYYLAVAVAVLNAYLVGRAVGWAGLSAGSASVLDRARGLEGYQAMVLVAVALVLLGPLVPPLASGTVVAAASQSGPGDDALTWEGSNEWLSEHTPPQGTYGGAGDEMALYGAYEPPEDGDYDYPEGAYGVLSWWDYGHLIAVQGERASVANPFQQNARAAAAFFLADDERRSELLLEALPAERAVHDHSDEELRGIVDGRTAQQGGEEVRYVMIDDAMAGGKFSAMTRWSGPEYAMYLDEREVRVAEGETATLRGLGENYEATTLSRLYYDDASGMEGYRLVHESPETTQFVTVAVQNGDGEWRTVFVNREYTLALQYRLQQLVENPNLDVVDTAVFDVREESAVKTYERVEGATLVGEAGPGETVTAQVELTAESSDRTFTYTQETTASEDGSYELTVPYPTEEGLGPEEGYTDSDVVAEGEYTVTAGEETTTAEVPEEAVYAGETVEVEGGTPDEDGPADGE, encoded by the coding sequence ATGAGCGAGCGTACGGAGTGGGCACACGCGAACTACGACACGGACGCGATGATCGAGACGATGAAGCGATGGTATCACGTCCCTGTCCTCTCCGTCCTCGTGGCGTTCATGCTCTGGGTGCGGGTACAGGCCTACGAGGCGTTCGTGGGCGACGGGGGGATCACGCTCTCGGGCGTCGACCCGTGGTACCACTATCGCACCACGACGTACACCGTCGAGAACTGGCCGCGAACGATGCCCTACGAGACGTTCACCAACTTCCCCTACGGCGCGAGCGTCGGCCACTTCGGCACCCTCTTCGACCAGCTGATCGCCACGGCCGCACTGCTGGTCGGCCTCGGCGACCCCTCGGTCGAGACCGTCAACGCGGTGTTCGTCCTCGCGCCCGCGGTCATGGGTGCGCTCGTGGCGGTCCCAACCTACCTCCTCGGCGCGCGCCTGGGCGGGCGCTTCGGGGGCCTCTCGGGCGTCCTGCTCCTCGCGCTGTTCCCCGGGACGTTCCTCCGGCGTAGCACCGTCGGCTTCACCGACCACCACGTCGCCGAGACGCTGTTCATGGCGCTCGCCGTCCTCGCGCTCGGGATCGCCCTCCGGATCGCCGAGCGCGACAAACCCGTCTACGAACAGCTCGAAACGCGCGATTTCGTCGGTCTCCGGTCCGTCCTCCTCTCCTCGGCGCTCGCGGGGTTCGCCGTCGCCGCCTACGTCTGGGTCTGGCCCTCGGGCGTGTTGCTGATCGCCATTCTCGGGGTGTTCTTCGTCGTCGCGGTGAGCCTCGACTACGCCTTCGGCGAGAGCCCGGACCACGTCGCCTTCGTCGGTGCGACGGGGCTCTCGATCGCGGGCGTCCTGCTCCTGTTCTCGGTCGACGTCCGGGGGTTCGCCGGCTCGACGACCTACAGCCTGCTCCAGCCCGCGCTCGCGTTTGCGGTCGCGGGTGGCTGCGTGTTCCTGGCGTGGCTCGCCCGCCGGTGGGAGCGCCGCGCGCTCGACGACCGGCTCTATCCCGCCGCCGTTGGCGCGCTCGTTCTGGTCGGGCTGGGCGTCGTCGCGGTGGCGCTGCCGGGACTGTTCGACCAGCTCACGACCAACCTGGCGCGGGTCGTCCCGATCGGCGCGACCGACACGACGCTGACCATCGCGGAGGCCCAGCCGCCCGAGAACGCCACCGCGCACATGTTCTCGGAGTACGGCCTCGCCTTTTTCACCGCGATGGCGGCGCTCGCCTACATGGCGGCGGCACAGTTGCTCGGACGCGACCGGCGCGCCGATCACCTGCTGATCGTCGTCTGGTCGGCCTTTCTGGTCTCGTCGTCGCTGGCGCAGGTTCGGTTCAACTACTACCTCGCGGTCGCGGTCGCGGTGCTCAACGCCTACCTCGTCGGCCGGGCGGTCGGGTGGGCCGGCCTCTCGGCCGGGTCCGCGTCCGTCCTCGACCGCGCGCGCGGCCTCGAGGGCTATCAGGCGATGGTGCTCGTCGCCGTCGCGCTGGTGCTTCTCGGGCCGCTCGTCCCGCCGCTCGCGAGCGGCACCGTCGTCGCCGCCGCGAGCCAGAGCGGCCCGGGCGACGACGCGCTGACCTGGGAGGGGTCGAACGAGTGGCTTTCGGAGCACACCCCCCCACAGGGCACCTACGGCGGCGCTGGCGACGAGATGGCGCTGTACGGTGCCTACGAGCCGCCCGAGGACGGGGACTACGACTACCCCGAGGGGGCCTACGGCGTGCTGTCGTGGTGGGACTACGGCCACCTCATCGCGGTCCAGGGCGAGCGCGCGTCGGTCGCCAACCCGTTCCAGCAGAACGCCCGCGCCGCAGCCGCGTTCTTCCTCGCGGACGACGAGCGCCGCAGCGAACTGCTCCTCGAGGCGCTGCCGGCGGAGCGGGCGGTCCACGACCACAGCGACGAGGAGCTTCGAGGCATCGTCGACGGGCGGACCGCCCAGCAGGGAGGCGAGGAGGTGCGCTACGTCATGATCGACGACGCGATGGCCGGCGGGAAGTTCTCCGCGATGACCCGGTGGTCCGGCCCCGAGTACGCGATGTACCTCGACGAGCGCGAGGTCCGCGTCGCCGAGGGCGAGACCGCCACGCTCCGGGGGCTCGGCGAGAACTACGAGGCGACGACCCTCTCGCGGCTGTACTACGACGACGCCTCGGGAATGGAGGGCTACCGGCTCGTACACGAGAGCCCCGAGACCACCCAGTTCGTGACCGTCGCCGTCCAGAACGGCGACGGCGAGTGGAGGACGGTGTTCGTCAACCGGGAGTACACGCTCGCGCTCCAGTACCGGCTCCAGCAGTTGGTCGAGAACCCGAACCTCGACGTCGTCGACACCGCGGTCTTCGACGTCCGCGAGGAGAGCGCGGTCAAGACCTACGAGCGCGTCGAGGGCGCGACCCTCGTGGGCGAGGCCGGACCGGGCGAGACGGTCACGGCGCAGGTCGAACTCACCGCCGAGTCCTCGGATCGGACGTTCACCTACACGCAGGAGACGACCGCGTCCGAGGACGGCAGCTACGAGCTGACGGTGCCCTACCCGACCGAGGAGGGCCTCGGACCCGAGGAGGGCTACACCGACAGCGACGTGGTCGCCGAGGGCGAGTACACGGTCACCGCCGGGGAGGAGACGACGACCGCCGAGGTGCCCGAGGAGGCGGTCTACGCGGGCGAGACGGTCGAGGTCGAGGGCGGGACGCCCGACGAGGACGGACCGGCCGACGGCGAGTGA